One genomic window of Solanum dulcamara chromosome 12, daSolDulc1.2, whole genome shotgun sequence includes the following:
- the LOC129876406 gene encoding probable methyltransferase PMT6 — MSGSLISSRAFDWYTGQMIIIALLVMVGSFYTGTLFGRNPSLYIPQEQQKSENLTVDSNPISSESSSGILKFRNKIALSYRVVPLTIPETGINVCPLKFNEYIPCHDISYVKELMPKLDLSRKEELERHCPPLDRRLFCLVPPPADYKIPIRWPTSRDYVWRSNINHTRLAEVKGGQNWVHEKDQLWWFPGGGTHFKHGATEYIERLGNMTTDETGDLRAAGVYQVLDVGCGVASFSAYLLPLNIETVSFAPKDGHENQIQFALERGIGAMISAIATKQLPYPSNSFDMVHCSRCRVDWHENDGILLKELNRILRPNGYFIYSAPPAYRKDKDFPEIWDKLVKLTCGMCWKLTAQKVQTAIWVKQENNSCLQHNAQEKLVNLCDSEDDLKPSWNTPLRNCVTLSDTSSSLKKLPPRPQRLSEYSQSLSRLGIDREKFLADTIYWQDQVRHYWRLMNVEEKEIRNVMDMSASLGGFAVGLNTWPVWVMNVVPITMNNTLSAVYGRGLTGVFHDWCEPFSTYPRTYDLLHANHLLSHYKNREEGCLIEDIMLEMDRILRPQGFIIIRDEEPIISRIQALAPKFLWDVQLHFLENHQKKAEPVLFCRKKFWAIA, encoded by the exons ATGAGTGGATCTTTGATAAGTTCGAGGGCATTCGATTGGTATACAGGGCAGATGATAATAATAGCCCTTTTGGTAATGGTGGGTTCTTTTTACACTGGTACACTTTTTGGCCGAAACCCATCTCTCTATATCCCTCAAGAACAGCAAAAAAGTGAAAATCTCACTGTTGATTCCAACCCCATTTCTTCAGAGTCATCCTCTG GTATTCTGAAGTTCAGGAACAAGATTGCTCTTTCTTATCGGGTGGTTCCTCTCACGATCCCTGAAACTGGGATAAATGTATGTCCTCTAAAATTTAATGAGTATATCCCCTGTCATGACATTTCTTATGTTAAAGAGTTGATGCCAAAATTAGATCTTTCAAGGAAAGAAGAGCTAGAGAGGCATTGCCCTCCACTTGACAGGCGCTTGTTTTGTTTGGTTCCACCTCCAGCGGACTATAAGATACCAATAAGGTGGCCAACTAGCAGGGATTATGTATGGCGGAGTAATATAAACCATACGCGTCTTGCGGAAGTAAAAGGAGGTCAAAATTGGGTACACGAGAAGGATCAGCTTTGGTGGTTTCCAGGCGGTGGAACTCATTTTAAGCATGGAGCTACAGAATATATTGAGAG GTTAGGAAATATGACAACTGATGAGACAGGTGACTTGCGTGCAGCAGGGGTATATCAAGTGCTTGATGTTGGTTGTGGGGTTGCTAGTTTCTCTGCTTATCTTCTTCCACTTAATATAGAAACAGTGTCTTTTGCTCCCAAAGATGGTCATGAAAATCAAATTCAATTTGCTTTGGAACGTGGAATTGGTGCTATGATATCTGCTATAGCTACTAAGCAGCTACCATATCCAAGCAACTCTTTTGACATGGTCCATTGTTCCAGATGTCGAGTTGATTGGCATGAGAATG ATGGTATTCTACTCAAAGAGCTGAATCGGATATTAAGACCAAATGGATATTTTATCTATTCAGCTCCTCCTGCCTATAGAAAGGATAAGGATTTTCCGGAGATATGGGACAAATTAGTAAAGCTGACTTGTGGAATGTGCTGGAAACTTACTGCACAAAAGGTTCAGACAGCAATATGGGTTAAGCAAGAAAATAATTCATGTCTTCAGCATAATGCTCAGGAGAAACTTGTAAACTTATGTGATTCTGAGGATGATTTGAAGCCATCATGGAACACACCTCTGAGGAACTGTGTTACCCTTAGTGACACTTCATCTTCTTTGAAAAAACTACCTCCTCGACCGCAACGTCTTTCAGAGTATTCACAAAGTCTCAGTCGGTTAG GTATTGATCGTGAAAAATTCCTGGCTGATACAATCTATTGGCAAGATCAAGTTCGCCATTACTGGAGACTGATGAATGTTGAGGAGAAAGAAATACGTAATGTAATGGACATGAGTGCTTCCCTTGGTGGATTTGCCGTTGGTTTAAATACATGGCCTGTCTGGGTGATGAATGTAGTTCCTATAACCATGAATAACACCCTGTCTGCTGTTTATGGAAGGGGTCTTACAGGCGTTTTTCATGACTG GTGTGAGCCATTCTCCACGTATCCTCGCACTTATGATTTGTTGCATGCCAATCATCTTCTTTCTCACTATAAAAATCGTGAAGAAGGTTGTTTAATTGAAGATATCATGCTGGAGATGGACCGTATTCTACGACCTCAG GGATTTATCATTATCAGAGATGAAGAGCCCATCATATCAAGAATACAAGCTCTTGCTCCAAAGTTTCTCTGGGATGTCCAATTACATTTTCTAGAGAATCATCAGAAAAAGGCGGAGCCGGTCTTATTTTGTAGGAAAAAGTTTTGGGCTATTGCCTGA